Within the Planctomycetia bacterium genome, the region GAATGTTTAACGGCGGCCCGTCAATCTATCCGCTTACGAGCCTCAGCGGCAAGCGTTACCATAGTCGGACTTCTCGGGAAGATTCGCGTCTCGTTGGTTTCGGGAGATTCTACCATGCCGGCTTTTGCCGATCGGTTGTCGGATGCATGTCGCAAGTTAGCCAGTCCCGTGGTCGTCGGGCTCGATCCTCGTTTCGAGCAACTCCCCGCTCCGCTCACCGCGGGAATCGACCCGAAGAACCGCCGAGCGGTCGCCGGCGCCTACGCGAAGTTCGGCTGCGAGATCATCGACGTCGTGGCGAAACTCGTCCCGGCCGTGAAACCGCAAATGGCGTTTTACGAGCAACTCGGCCTAGAAGGGATGCAAGCGCTGATGCAGATCGTCGACCACGCTCGCCAAGCGGGCTTGCTCGTCATTCTCGACGGCAAGCGCAACGACATCGGCACCACGGCCGAAGCGTATGCCGATGGCCTGCTCGGTGCCGATAGCCCCTGGGGAGGCGACGCGCTGACGGTGAGCCCGTACCTCGGCAACGATAGCCTCGAACCATTCGTGAAGACTGCCGTAGCGCGCGACGCGGGCTTGTTCGTGTTGGTGAAAACATCGAACCCGGGGAGCGGGCAGTTTCAAGATCGAGAGATCGACCAGTCGAGGCATCAAGGCGGACTCGACTTGCCGAAAACACTTTATGCACTCGTTGCAGCTGAGGTCGAACGGATGTCGGCCGAAACGAAAACCGCCTCCGGCTACGGAGCGGTCGGCGCAGTCGTCGGGGCGACGTATCCGCAACAGCTGACCGAGCTACGCAGCGCGATGCCGCATACGATTTTCCTGGTGCCCGGCTACGGCAGCCAAGGAGGAACGGCAAGGGACTGCGCCCCGGCCTTCGACGCCGCAGGACTCGGCGCCGTGGTGAACAACTCGCGCGGCATCATCTTCGCGCATAGCCGCAAACCGTACGCCGAGAAATTCGGCGCGGCGAATTGGCAACGCGCCGTCGAAGCAGCCACGACGGCAATGAACGACGAACTGAGGGCCGAGACGACCGTCGGCAAACTG harbors:
- the pyrF gene encoding orotidine-5'-phosphate decarboxylase, coding for MPAFADRLSDACRKLASPVVVGLDPRFEQLPAPLTAGIDPKNRRAVAGAYAKFGCEIIDVVAKLVPAVKPQMAFYEQLGLEGMQALMQIVDHARQAGLLVILDGKRNDIGTTAEAYADGLLGADSPWGGDALTVSPYLGNDSLEPFVKTAVARDAGLFVLVKTSNPGSGQFQDREIDQSRHQGGLDLPKTLYALVAAEVERMSAETKTASGYGAVGAVVGATYPQQLTELRSAMPHTIFLVPGYGSQGGTARDCAPAFDAAGLGAVVNNSRGIIFAHSRKPYAEKFGAANWQRAVEAATTAMNDELRAETTVGKLKP